Proteins encoded within one genomic window of Glycine soja cultivar W05 chromosome 1, ASM419377v2, whole genome shotgun sequence:
- the LOC114422188 gene encoding protein CONSERVED IN THE GREEN LINEAGE AND DIATOMS 27, chloroplastic-like, whose amino-acid sequence MIRLNVYCSLIPSARQARPGSSYGSLIIHNHKASKFSHRISIKAKAIKDEMDGETSGSSGRSWDPGLEIEVPFEQRPVNEYSSLKDGILYSWGELGPGSFFLRLGGLWLAVFTVLGGPIAAASFNPSKEPLRFILAGGTGTLFIVSLIVLRIYLGWSYVGDRLLSAVIPYEESGWYDGQMWVKPPEILARDRLLGSYKVKPVVKLLKQTLVGTGALLVTGVMLFIFATPLENFFRTTFTKEEIKSTVQAPKVNTKLLRKEELLKLPVEVITDDDLAAAAAEAADGRPVYCRDRYYRALAGGQYCKWEDLLK is encoded by the exons ATGATTAGACTAAATGTCTACTGTTCGCTAATTCCAAGTGCAAGACAAGCCAGACCTGGCAGCAGCTATGGCTCCTTGATCATCCATAATCACAAAGCTTCAAAATTTTCTCATCGGATTTCCATCAAGGCTAAGGCCATAAAAGATGAGATGGACGGAGAAACAAGCGGATCTTCAGGACGTAGCTGGGATCCTGGGTTGGAAATTGAGGTCCCTTTTGAGCAGAGGCCG GTGAATGAGTACTCATCTCTAAAGGATGGAATCTTGTATTCGTGGGGTGAACTAGGTCCGGGATCGTTCTTCCTTCGCCTTGGAGGTCTCTGGCTGGCAGTATTTACAGTTCTTGGGGGGCCAATTGCAGCTGCAAGCTTTAATCCTTCAAAA GAGCCTCTAAGATTTATACTAGCTGGTGGAACAGGAACACTCTTCATTGTGTCTTTGATTGTCTTGAGGATTTATCTG GGTTGGAGTTATGTTGGTGATAGACTTCTATCAGCGGTCATCCCTTATGAAGAAAGTGGATGGTACGACGGACAGATGTGGGTCAAGCCGCCCGAG ATCCTAGCTCGTGATAGATTGTTGGGCTCTTACAAG GTTAAACCAGTCGTTAAATTGCTGAAACAAACTCTAGTTGGGACAGGAGCATTGCTTGTTACAGGAGTTATGCTATTTATCTTTGCTACACCATTGGAGAATTTTTTTCGAACTACCTTTACCaaagaagaaattaaatcaACTGTTCAAGCTCCCAAGGTTAACACAAAGCTCTTAAG AAAAGAGGAGCTGCTTAAATTACCAGTCGAGGTGATAACTGATGATGATCTAGCAGCTGCTGCTGCTGAGGCTGCTGATGGAAGACCTGTCTACTGTAGGGATAGGTATTATCGAGCATTAGCAGGAGGGCAGTACTGCAAATGGGAAGATCTGCTcaaataa